A window of bacterium genomic DNA:
CCTGTGCGAGCGCCGCCCGCTGATCCGGGTCCGAGGCGAGGTCGAGGCCGAGGGTCGACGCGCCGGCGCGGCCGGGCTCGACGAAGTAGACTGGGAAGTATTCGCCCCGCGCCGAAACGGGCAGATCCCGTCCCCCGGATGCGCGCGAATGGACCCTGAAGGCGGCGATGCCGTCCCGCTGAGCGGCGCGCTCGTACACGCCCAGCTGCGACGCGGGAATCCGCGGAATCCACTCCAGCGCCGCGATTCCGGAATTGCGCGAGAGCGCTCCGTCGGCGAAGGCGCGGAACCCGCCGCGGTCCACGGTTCCCGACCCCGCGTAGAAGTTTGCGATGGAATAGAGGACGCCGATGTCGCCGTCCATGCGCGTCCGGAGCGCCTCGGCGAAGGCGGCGGAACGCTGCTCGAAGTCGAACCGGACCGACGCCCGGTCCCACGCCGCCGCCTTGGGGAACACCACCATAGACAGAACCAGCGCGGCGAGCAGCGGCAGGCCGACGGAAACCCGCCGGGCGCGCCACACCGGACGCGGCTGCCCGGCGCAGACCAGGACCAGCGGCGTCACTACCATGACGGCGATCGAGGCCGCCACCCATCGCGTCCAGGTGTTGAAGAGAAGGAGGGACCACGGCTCGGTCCCGGCGACCGTCGCCGTGGCCGCGCTCCAGACCGCCCCGA
This region includes:
- a CDS encoding MASE1 domain-containing protein → MSLLSATPPDFSAAVWPPAGIALAGLLLFGYQVWPGILIGAFFASFGTSPNGALLQSAGVATGMAAGAVLQAAAGAGLIRRFVGFPKALDEAGDVAKFLILGGPVACVIGAVWSAATATVAGTEPWSLLLFNTWTRWVAASIAVMVVTPLVLVCAGQPRPVWRARRVSVGLPLLAALVLSMVVFPKAAAWDRASVRFDFEQRSAAFAEALRTRMDGDIGVLYSIANFYAGSGTVDRGGFRAFADGALSRNSGIAALEWIPRIPASQLGVYERAAQRDGIAAFRVHSRASGGRDLPVSARGEYFPVYFVEPGRAGASTLGLDLASDPDQRAALAQ